The DNA region CGGCGGGTCTGGATTGTCATTTTTTTCTTCCCCTTTACGTTTACGGAAAGGGCAGAGAAGAGCATTCGTCAGACGGTGGCAAGTCGATTTGTGAGGCGGTACCCCAATTTTGATTAGGTTTCGCCCATCAAGCCTGTGACTTGGTTCGAAGATTTCGTGTGACGCTTGTGTGACGAAATAATATTAGCGCGCCATCGGCTCGTCTAAATGCGACGGGCGGGCGCCGAGGCACCGCCCGTCATGGCTCCGCGTCGCGTCGTCAGATCCGCGGCAGATAGGTCTGGTAGTCGAAGCTTGAGACGGTGCGCAGATAGGCCATCGCCTCCTTGCGCTTGGTGTCGCCATATATGCGTTGGTATTCGGCGCCGAAGATTTGCCTGATGAAGGCGGATGACCGAAAACGCTCGACGGCGGTCAGGAAGTCGTAAGTCAGCATCTCAGGGTTTTCAGGCGCACTATCCGGCGTCGTGACCGGGCCGGGATCGAGGTCTTCGTCGAGCCCGAGCAGGATGCCGCCGAGGATGGCGGCGAGCAAAAGATGCGGATTGGCGTCCGCGCCGGCCACACGGTGTTCGATGCGGGCGGCCGGGCCATCCTTGTCCGGGATACGGATCGCCGTGCCGCGATTGCCGAAGCCCCAGTCGATCTTGTCGGGTGCGAACGAACCTGGCTGGAAGCGGCGATAGGAATTTGCAAAGGGTGCGAAGATCAGCTGCGCATCCTGCATGCTCTTCAGCATGCCGGCAGTGATGGACTTCAGCTTCACCGGATCGCCTCCCTTGGCATCCAGGATGTTCTTGCCTTGCCTGTCGATGATCGAGGCGTGCACGTGCAGGCCCGAACCGGCGTGATCGCCATAGGGTTTGGCCATGCAGGTCGCCTTGAAACCGTGGCGCCGGGCGGCGAAATCGACGACGCGCTTCAGGTAGATGCAGTCATCGGCGGCCGAAATGGCGTTCGGCTTGTGCAAGAGATTCACTTCGAACTGGCCAGGGCCAAATTCTGCCGTCGTCGCATCGGCCGGCAAGCCCATGTGATCGCAGTATTCGCGCACGGTCTCGAGGAAGTCTTCCATCGCAGCGGTCGCCCGCATGTCATAGAGTTGGTAACCCTCCACCTCGCCATTCATGACAAGCGCCTTCGGCGGCATCGGCACACCGGTCTCACGGAAATCCGGCTCCATCACGTAGAATTCGAGCTCGGTGGCAACGACCGGAGTCAGCCCCTTTTCCTCAAAGCGCTTCAGTACGTTTGCGAGGATGGCGCGCGGGCAGACGTAATGGGGCTCTCCATCAAGCGTATGCATGGTGGCAAGCACTTGCTTGGAACCAGCAGGTCCCCAGGGCAGGGTGGTGAGCGAGTTCTTGTCCGGAGTGCAGATACCGTCCGGATCACCCAGCGTCAGCGAGATCTTGGTGATGTCGTCATTGTCGTCACCCCAGATGTCGAGCGACTGCGTCGAGGCCGGGAGGCGCACCGTGTTCTTCCAGACCTTGTCCTCCGCCTTCAGCGGGATCATCTTGCCTCTGAGGTCGCCATTCATGCCGACAAGCAGCACCTCGATGCGTGCGGAAGGGTCGGCTGCGGTGAGATCGGCGGCCTCGGTTGATGCTGTCATGAAAACTCTCGCTGGCTTTTAAGGGCGGATTTGGCCGGAGGAACGCGGCAATCGGTGCCTTGCCAAACGCATTTTGGAACGTCATGGTCGTAGCCGATAATGTTCCGCCTTTCAATGCGGGGTAAGCTGGGCACACCGACCATGTTTGGCCGTCACGCCGAGCGCTATCGCCCCGACCAAGGATCCGACCCATGAACAAGCCGCTCTCCGCTGTCTCCAACCTCGGTGCCATCGACGCTGCCCACCATCTTCATCCCTTCTCGGACATGAAGAAGCTGAACGCGGCCGGCACCAAGATCATCACCCGGGCGGAAGGCGTGCATATCTGGGACGCGACCGGCAAGCAGTACCTCGACGCCTTTGCCGGCCTCTGGTGCGTCAATGTCGGCTATGGCCGCAAGTCAATCGCCGATGTCGTTCATGCGCAGATGCTGGAATTGCCCTACTACAACACCTTCTTCGGCACCACGACCCCGCCGACCACGCTGCTTGCCCAGAAGATCGCCGAAAAGACCGGTCCGAAGATCAACCGCGTCTTCTTCTCGAACTCCGGCTCCGAAGCCTCTGATACCTGGTTCCGTATGGCCCGCGTCTACTGGAAGGCGCTCGGCCACGAGACGAAGACGCAGGTGATCGCCCGCAAGAATGCCTATCACGGCTCGACCGTTGCCGGCGCCTCGCTTGGCGGCATGAAATGGATGCACGAGCAGGGCAACCTGCCAATCGAAGGCATCCATCACATCAATCAGCCCTATTGGTATGCCGAGGGGGGCGATCTCTCGCCCGAGGATTTCGGCCTGAAGGTCGCCCGCGAGCTTGAAGAGAAGATCCTCGAACTCGGCGAAGAGAATGTCGCGGCTTTCGTTGCAGAGCCGATTCAGGGGGCAGGCGGCGTCATCGTGCCGCCTTCGACCTACTGGCCGGAAATCAAGCGCATCTGCGCCAAATACCAGATCCTGCTCGTCGCCGACGAAGTGATCTCCGGTTTCGGCCGCCTGGGTTCGTGGTTCGGCCACCAGCATTATGATTTCGAGCCGGACCTAGCACCGATCGCCAAGGGTCTCTCGTCCGGCTACCTGCCGATCGGCGGCGTGCTGGTGTCTGACCGCGTGGCGGAAGTCATGGTCAACGAGCTCGGCGATTTCTACCACGGCTACACCTATTCCGGTCACCCTGTCGCAGCCGCCGCAGCGCTTGAGAACATCCGCATCATCGAGGAAGAAGGTCTGGTCGAGCGCGTCCGCGACGACACCGGCCCCTATCTCGCCCAGGCGCTCGCCTCGCTCACCTACCACGAACTGGTCGGCGAAGCCGTGAGCGTCGGTCTGATGGGCGCCGTTCAGATCACCGCCGACAAGGCCACCCGCCGCCGCTTCAAGAAGCCTGACGATACCGGCACTGCCGTCCGCAACCAATGCGTCGATGCCGGCGTCGTCCTGCGCGCCACCGGCGACCGCATGCTCTTTTCGCCGCCGCTGATCATCTCGCGCGCCGAAATCGACCAGGCGGTCGATACGCTGCGCAACGGTCTGGACTGGCTGAAGGACAATCGCGGCGAGGGCTGAGGCGGATTGGAAGCACAGAGGGCGCCGGCGGGCCGGCGCCTTTTCCCTCACGGCATGAACTGCCCGCCATTCACGTCGATCGTCTGCCCCGTGATGTAGCCCGCCAAGCTTTCCGACGCGAGAAAGAGATAGGCGCCGACACAGTCTTGCGGCGTGCCTGTGCGCTTCAAGGGCACGCTGCCGGCGACCTGGTCGAGCTGGCCTGGCAGGGCGTATTTGTCCTGGAATGGCGTGGTGATCACGCCGGGTGCCACCGCGTTCACGCGAATATTGTATTTGCCGAATTCCAGCGCCATACCCTTGGTGACCGCGCCAACGAAGGCTTTCGACGAGCCGTAGACGCCTGAACCTGCCGTGCCGCCGGTGCGGGCCGCGACCGAGGTGGTGTTGATGACGAAGCCGCCCCGGATCTTGAGGTGGGCGATTGCTGCCTGGGTCGTCGACAGAACCGAGCGGGCATTGACGTCCATCACCTTGTCATATTGGGCGTCCGTCATGTCCTCGTAGAGCACGCGGGCGATCATGCTGCCGGCATTGTTGATTACCCCGTCCAGTCGGCCGAAGGTCTTGGCAACATGGGCGACCGCATCTGCCATGGCTTCCGATGAGGCGGCATCCGCCTTCACCAGCACGACGCTGCCGCCGGCCGCCTCGATGTCCCGGGCGATCGCGTGGGCTGCTTCGCTGTTGGAATTGTAGTGAAGCCCGACCAATGCACCTTGGGCGGCAAAGGCCCGTGCCAACGCCTCGCCGATACCGCTCGAGGCCCCGGTGATGAGAACGGCCTTGCCGGCGAGATCGGGGATCGTGAGAGTGGTGGTCATGGTCAAACTCCTCCTGTTGTCGGACAAGCTTAGACCGGCCCTGCCGTCATTTGGCAAGGCCGGTCTGCTGTCTGTCGGTTCACCATCACCTAGGAAGGATCAGGCGGATGTCCACTCGAAGGGGAGCGGTGCCTCCTTGAAGGCGAAGCGATCGAGATGGCTCGACACCACTTCCTTCATCCGCTCCAGAACGTCGACCGAGGCCGCTTCGATCTCGACGGTCAGAGCCCCGGCATTGGACGTCATCACCGTAGTGGCTTCGGCGAATTTCACCACGCCCTTCTGCTCAGTCAGTTCCACCTCAAGCTTATGCGCCCAATGTTTGCAGAGCTGCTGCAGGTATTTCCAGCCGCTTTCGGTCGGGATGACCGCAATCGTTTTTGCCATCATTAAAGCCTTTCGATTTTGCCGACCGCCTCGTCGAGAATGCGGGCGACCTCCAGTTGTGTTTCTCGTGTCGTGCCATCGCGTGACAGACAGTCATGCAGCGCCTGCTTCAGATTGCCCATCGCACGCCGGACAGGACCGGCATCGGTGCGTTCGCTGACCTGGGCCAGCGCCGTGAGGCGGCCGATGGCAACCGCGACCTCGTCGGCGCGTTCATCCAGATGGGCGCGACCTGCCTCGGTGATGGCAAGCAGCTTGCGCGGGCCTTCGCTCGCCTGTTCTTCCGCAAGGCCCATGTCGAGGAGCAGCGTCATGGTCGGATAGACGACACCGGGCGAGGGCGCATAGGCGCCGCCGGAAAGCGTTTCGATCTCGCGGATCAGGTCGTAGCCATGGCGCGGCTGATCGCCGATCAATTTGAGCAGCACGAGGCGCAACTCGCCGCCGTCGAACATCCGGCGACGTTCGCCGCGTCCGCGCGGGCCGCCACCCATGGGGCCGCCGAACGGACCGCCGCGCATGGCCATGGCCATCATGTCCCTGAAGCCGCGACCACGGCCGCCTTCGCAATTGTGATGTCTCATTCTTCAATTCCTCAAATCTGTTTCAGTGACTCTAAGATATATCTTAAATCGATCGATGCAAGAGGCTTTTTGATTTTCCTTGGCGAAGGATCGGCTTGGACATCACCGGCCAGATGCCTATCATTGCGACAAGGACTCAAGAGATATTTTCGGAGACTGCAATGTCAGAGCATCGCCACGAATACCGGCTCACCGTCACGTGGGAGGGCGACCGTGGCTCCGGCACCTCGGGTTACCGCGCCTATGGACGTGACCACCGCATCGCCGCCGCTGGCAAGCCGGACATTGCGGGCTCTGCGGATCCGCATTTCCTCGGCGACCCCGCACGATGGAACCCTGAGGAAATGCTGCTCGCCTCAGTCTCTGCCTGTCACAAGCTCTGGTATTTGCATTTCTGTGCCGTCTCCGGCGTCATCGTCACCGCTTATGAGGATCAGGCCGAGGGGACGATGCAGATGGACAGCGATGGAGGCGGCCGATTCACCGAGATTGTGCTCAAGCCCCGCGTGACGATCAAGGCCGGCACCTATCCGGAGCTTGCCCTGGAATTGCATGGCGATGCGCACGAGAAGTGTTTTATCGCCAATTCCGTCAATTTCCCCGTACGCTGCGAGGCAGTGATTATTGAGGCGTGAAGGTCACGCCCCGCTCTTCTCACGGGTAAATCAACACATAGTGGAAGTCCGGGGCTTGTGTCCGAGAGCGACCCGTAAAGGGCAGGCTGACAGTTTTCGTCTCCGGCGGGATGGTGCCTTTGTGCAGATTGTCTTTTGCCCATGTCTGCAAACGCGCGGGAAGAGTCGTTTCCTCTCCACGCCACATCAGCGCGATGGGCCTCTCGCGGCTCCAGTCGTAAGATGCCGTGAGATTGGGAAACTGCAGGGTGATCACGGCCGAATCCGGCCACTGCATCTTCAGATTTCCGGCCGCCAGCCAGTCGGGCGCGACGATCAGCGACGGCGAGATGCGCTCGCGCTCGGCGAAAGCCGCCTCGAACGCGGCATAGGGCTGGTGGTAGTGAGAGGGGCGCCCTTTATGGCCAGCGATCATCATTGCGATCGGGATCAGGATCATAGTGACCAGAGCGACGGGCAGGAGGCGGCGCAGCCCCGCTTCGGCGTCCATGCCCTGCGCTTCCAGCTTAAGCACGAGGTAGATCGGCAGCAGTTGGAGGAGGGGAAGCAGCCATCGATCTCGGAAGGTCGTGAAGGTGAAGACGAGGATCATCAGCGCGAGGATCAGCAGAATGCCCGCAAGCAGGGCGCCGACAAAGCGGCTTTCGCCGCTTTGCGCCCGCCATGCCGAAAAAGCACGACGTCCGAAGGGAAGCCCGATGACGAGTGCGGCCGGGGCGCAGAGCACGATGGTCATCTGGAGGAGCTCGCCAAGGCCGAGCAGGATCTGG from Rhizobium glycinendophyticum includes:
- a CDS encoding glutamine synthetase family protein, which encodes MTASTEAADLTAADPSARIEVLLVGMNGDLRGKMIPLKAEDKVWKNTVRLPASTQSLDIWGDDNDDITKISLTLGDPDGICTPDKNSLTTLPWGPAGSKQVLATMHTLDGEPHYVCPRAILANVLKRFEEKGLTPVVATELEFYVMEPDFRETGVPMPPKALVMNGEVEGYQLYDMRATAAMEDFLETVREYCDHMGLPADATTAEFGPGQFEVNLLHKPNAISAADDCIYLKRVVDFAARRHGFKATCMAKPYGDHAGSGLHVHASIIDRQGKNILDAKGGDPVKLKSITAGMLKSMQDAQLIFAPFANSYRRFQPGSFAPDKIDWGFGNRGTAIRIPDKDGPAARIEHRVAGADANPHLLLAAILGGILLGLDEDLDPGPVTTPDSAPENPEMLTYDFLTAVERFRSSAFIRQIFGAEYQRIYGDTKRKEAMAYLRTVSSFDYQTYLPRI
- a CDS encoding aspartate aminotransferase family protein produces the protein MNKPLSAVSNLGAIDAAHHLHPFSDMKKLNAAGTKIITRAEGVHIWDATGKQYLDAFAGLWCVNVGYGRKSIADVVHAQMLELPYYNTFFGTTTPPTTLLAQKIAEKTGPKINRVFFSNSGSEASDTWFRMARVYWKALGHETKTQVIARKNAYHGSTVAGASLGGMKWMHEQGNLPIEGIHHINQPYWYAEGGDLSPEDFGLKVARELEEKILELGEENVAAFVAEPIQGAGGVIVPPSTYWPEIKRICAKYQILLVADEVISGFGRLGSWFGHQHYDFEPDLAPIAKGLSSGYLPIGGVLVSDRVAEVMVNELGDFYHGYTYSGHPVAAAAALENIRIIEEEGLVERVRDDTGPYLAQALASLTYHELVGEAVSVGLMGAVQITADKATRRRFKKPDDTGTAVRNQCVDAGVVLRATGDRMLFSPPLIISRAEIDQAVDTLRNGLDWLKDNRGEG
- a CDS encoding SDR family NAD(P)-dependent oxidoreductase, which translates into the protein MTTTLTIPDLAGKAVLITGASSGIGEALARAFAAQGALVGLHYNSNSEAAHAIARDIEAAGGSVVLVKADAASSEAMADAVAHVAKTFGRLDGVINNAGSMIARVLYEDMTDAQYDKVMDVNARSVLSTTQAAIAHLKIRGGFVINTTSVAARTGGTAGSGVYGSSKAFVGAVTKGMALEFGKYNIRVNAVAPGVITTPFQDKYALPGQLDQVAGSVPLKRTGTPQDCVGAYLFLASESLAGYITGQTIDVNGGQFMP
- a CDS encoding DUF2218 domain-containing protein codes for the protein MAKTIAVIPTESGWKYLQQLCKHWAHKLEVELTEQKGVVKFAEATTVMTSNAGALTVEIEAASVDVLERMKEVVSSHLDRFAFKEAPLPFEWTSA
- a CDS encoding PadR family transcriptional regulator: MRHHNCEGGRGRGFRDMMAMAMRGGPFGGPMGGGPRGRGERRRMFDGGELRLVLLKLIGDQPRHGYDLIREIETLSGGAYAPSPGVVYPTMTLLLDMGLAEEQASEGPRKLLAITEAGRAHLDERADEVAVAIGRLTALAQVSERTDAGPVRRAMGNLKQALHDCLSRDGTTRETQLEVARILDEAVGKIERL
- a CDS encoding OsmC family protein, with protein sequence MSEHRHEYRLTVTWEGDRGSGTSGYRAYGRDHRIAAAGKPDIAGSADPHFLGDPARWNPEEMLLASVSACHKLWYLHFCAVSGVIVTAYEDQAEGTMQMDSDGGGRFTEIVLKPRVTIKAGTYPELALELHGDAHEKCFIANSVNFPVRCEAVIIEA
- a CDS encoding glycosyltransferase family 39 protein, whose product is MHKAQRLIDRLARHPAEILWVFAAYYVVQFAVRLWLPHGLRIDEAQQVLLSQWFAAGYDAQPPLYNWLQQAVFAIVGNYLVGLAALKSLMLLAVISSYWVLARLLVRQPALATVATLGLFFIPQMFWQAQRDLTHTTATMLMVNLVVIAAIVTLRSPTMRNYLLLGCAAGVGMLTKYNFVLVLPALLFACLLQPGGLRRLLDPKILLSILVAALIVLPHVLWFLDNMGVASSVTAARMAEDASDTNRLHQILLGLGELLQMTIVLCAPAALVIGLPFGRRAFSAWRAQSGESRFVGALLAGILLILALMILVFTFTTFRDRWLLPLLQLLPIYLVLKLEAQGMDAEAGLRRLLPVALVTMILIPIAMMIAGHKGRPSHYHQPYAAFEAAFAERERISPSLIVAPDWLAAGNLKMQWPDSAVITLQFPNLTASYDWSRERPIALMWRGEETTLPARLQTWAKDNLHKGTIPPETKTVSLPFTGRSRTQAPDFHYVLIYP